Within Halopelagius longus, the genomic segment GACGCCCGGATGGGCGACCAACTGGCCGTCTGGGCCGCACTCGCGGGCGGCGAGGTGCGCGTCCCCGCCGTCACCGACCACCTGCGGACGAACGTCGAGGTGATTCGAGCGTTCGACTACGACGTGGCGGTGGAACCCGGCGGCGACGGCGGCGTCCTCCTGAGTCCCGACCTGTAGGGTCGAGACGACCGGCGACGCGGCCGAGGACCGTCGCGCTTACGGTTCGTACGTGCCTTCCATTCGAGCCTCCTCAACGACGTGGCCCTCGATAGCGTCCTGCAGTTCGTCCTTCGACGCGCCGGAGTCTAAGTCGAGTTCCGTGTCGAGGGCGTAGACGACGAACCGGTACGTGTGCGGGCGGTCCGGCGGGTTCGGGCCGCCGTACTCGCGTTCGCCGTAGTCGTTCTCGCCCGTCCGCGCGTCGGCGTCCTGCGGGGTCCAGTCGTCCGGCAGCGAACAGGTCTCCGAATCGACGGAGATGTTCCAGACGACCCAGTGGTCCCACACTTTTCCGGCGGGTTCCTCCGCGTCCGGGTCGTCCACGAAGAGGGCGAGAGACTCCGCTTCCTCGGGGATATCCTCGATTATCAGCGGCGGGTTCGTGTTGGCTTCTTCGTAGCCGTGCCGTCGAGGGATCTCGCCACCG encodes:
- a CDS encoding YbhB/YbcL family Raf kinase inhibitor-like protein, which encodes MRLISPAFSDGGEIPRRHGYEEANTNPPLIIEDIPEEAESLALFVDDPDAEEPAGKVWDHWVVWNISVDSETCSLPDDWTPQDADARTGENDYGEREYGGPNPPDRPHTYRFVVYALDTELDLDSGASKDELQDAIEGHVVEEARMEGTYEP